The following proteins are encoded in a genomic region of Arachis stenosperma cultivar V10309 chromosome 4, arast.V10309.gnm1.PFL2, whole genome shotgun sequence:
- the LOC130974238 gene encoding ammonium transporter 2, which yields MASAYQEQLPASPDWLNKGDNAWQMTAATLVGLQSMPGLVILYASIVKKKWAVNSAFMALYAFAAVLICWVLVCYRMAFGDQLLPFWGKGAPALGQKFLIGQAKVPETAHYYKNGKLEKAMETPFFPMASIVYFQFTFAAITMILLAGSVLGRMNIKAWMAFVPLWLIFSYTVGAFSLWGGGFLYHWGVIDYSGGYVIHLSSGIAGFTAAYWVGPRLKSDRERFPPNNVLLMLAGAGLLWMGWSGFNGGAPYAANTASSIAVLNTNICAATSLLVWTSLDVSFFGKPSVVGAVQGMMTGLVCITPGAGLVQSWAAIVMGMLSGSIPWVSMMILHKKSSLLQKVDDTLGVFHTHAVAGLLGGLLTGLFAEPTLCNLLLPVTNSRGAFYGGNGGVQFLKQLVAALFVIGWNLVSTTIILLVIQLFIPLRMPDEQLEIGDDAVHGEEAYALWGDGEKYDPTRHGTQNNNGNSSVSPYVSGARGVTINL from the exons atgGCGAGCGCATACCAAGAGCAACTACCGGCATCACCGGACTGGCTAAACAAAGGCGACAACGCATGGCAGATGACGGCGGCGACACTCGTCGGCCTCCAAAGCATGCCGGGACTGGTTATACTCTACGCAAGCATAGTAAAGAAGAAATGGGCTGTCAATTCGGCTTTCATGGCTCTCTATGCTTTTGCAGCGGTTCTAATATGTTGGGTCCTTGTGTGCTATCGCATGGCCTTCG GTGACCAGCTTCTTCCATTTTGGGGGAAAGGAGCACCGGCACTAGGTCAAAAGTTCCTAATAGGACAAGCCAAGGTTCCTGAAACCGCTCATTATTACAAAAATGGTAAACTTGAGAAGGCTATGGAGACACCCTTTTTCCCTATGGCTTCCATTGTGTATTTTCAGTTCACTTTTGCGGCAATAACAATGATCTTGCTGGCTGGTTCTGTTCTTGGGCGCATGAACATCAAGGCTTGGATGGCTTTTGTGCCTCTTTGGCTCATATTTTCTTACACTGTTGGTGCTTTCAGCCTCTGGGGTGGTGGCTTTCTTTATCACTGGGGTGTTATTGATTACTCAGGTGGCTATGTTATTCATCTTTCATCTGGAATTGCTGGATTCACTGCTGCTTATTGG GTTGGGCCAAGGCTGAAGAGTGACAGAGAAAGGTTCCCGCCAAACAACGTGCTACTTATGCTTGCGGGAGCAGGGTTGCTGTGGATGGGGTGGTCAGGGTTCAATGGAGGTGCACCGTACGCCGCAAACACAGCGTCGTCGATTGCTGTGTTGAACACTAACATCTGTGCGGCCACTAGCCTCCTTGTGTGGACCTCTCTTGATGTTTCTTTCTTTGGGAAGCCCTCTGTCGTTGGCGCTGTTCAGGGTATGATGACTGGACTTGTGTGCATCACCCCTGGTGCAG GGCTTGTGCAATCGTGGGCGGCTATAGTGATGGGAATGCTATCTGGAAGCATTCCGTGGGTCTCAATGATGATTCTTCACAAAAAGTCAAGCCTCCTTCAGAAG GTAGATGACACCCTAGGTGTATTTCATACACATGCAGTAGCTGGCCTATTGGGTGGGCTTCTCACAGGTCTCTTCGCAGAACCAACACTTTGCAACCTGCTACTACCGGTAACCAATTCAAGAGGTGCATTCTATGGTGGTAATGGTGGTGTTCAGTTCCTAAAACAATTGGTTGCAGCATTGTTCGTAATTGGTTGGAACTTGGTCTCAACCACCATAATTCTTCTCGTCATCCAATTGTTCATACCTTTGAGGATGCCTGATGAGCAACTTGAGATTGGTGATGATGCTGTTCATGGTGAAGAAGCTTATGCACTTTGGGGTGATGGTGAAAAATATGATCCTACAAGGCATGGGACACAAAATAATAATGGCAATTCTTCTGTTTCACCTTACGTTAGTGGTGCAAGAGGTGTCACCATCAATTTGTGA